A window of Piliocolobus tephrosceles isolate RC106 chromosome 13, ASM277652v3, whole genome shotgun sequence contains these coding sequences:
- the LOC111540103 gene encoding protein NPAT isoform X2, which produces MLLPSDVARLVLGYLQQENLISTCQTFILESSDLKEYAEHCTDEGFIPACLLSLFGKNLTTILNEYVAMKTKETSNNVPAIMSSLWKKLDHTLSQIRSMQSSPRFAGSQRARTRTGIAEIKRQRKLASQTAPASAELLTLPYLSGQFTPSSSTGTQVTRPSGQISDPSRSYFVVVNHSQSQDTVTTGEALNVIPGAQEKKAHASLMSPGRRKSESQRKSTTLSGPHSTIRNFQDPNAFAVEKQMVIENAREKILSNKSLQEKLAENINKFLISDNNIAQVPKQTDNNPTEPETSIDEFLGLPSEIHMSEEAIQDILEQTESDPAFQALFDLFDYGKTKNNKNISQSISSQPMESNPSIVLADETNLAVKGSFETEESDGQSGQPPFCTSYQNDDPLNALKNSNNHDVLRQEDQENFSQISSSIQKKAFKTAVPTEQKCDIDITFESVPNLNDFNQRGNSNAACNPHCAELYTNQMSTETEMTIEIEKNSLSSNVPSESQLQPDQPDIPIASFVSLGCEANNENLILSGKSSQLLSQDTSLTGKPSKKSQFCENSNDTVKLKTTFHGSKSPDSSEIHKSKIEINVLEPVMSQLSNCQDNSCLQSEILPVSVESSHVNVSEQQVEIHLRDSLSSAKQPSNDSTSAELNHTENEAQPSKSEKSQEPSSSVKEENTIFLSLGGNDNCEKVAVMPPEGTPIENSHSLPPESVCSSVGDSHPESQNTDDKPSSNNSAEIDASNIVSLKVIISDDPFVSSDTELTSAVSSINGENLPTIILSSPTKSPAKNAELVKCLSSEETVGAVVYAEVGDSASMEQSLLAFKSEDSAVNNTQNEDGIAFSANVTPCVSKDGGYIQLMPTTSTTFGNSNNILIATCVTDPTALGTSVSQSNVVVLPGNSAPMTAQPLPPQLQTPPRSNSVFAVNQAVSPNFSQGSAIIIASPVQPVLQGMVGMIPVSVVGQNGNNFSTTPRQVLHMPLAAPVCNRSIPQFPVPPKSQKAQGLRNKPCIGKQVNNSVDSSGHSVGCHAQRTEVSDKTIATDLGKKSEETTVPFPEESVVPAAKPCHRRVLCFDSTAAPVANTQGPNHKMVSQNKERNAVSFPNLDSPNVSSTLKPPSNNAIKREKEKPPLPKILSKSESAISRPTTIRETQSEKKVSPTEIVLESFHKATANKENELCSDVERQKNLENSKLSIGQQNGGLRSEKSVASLQEMTKKQGTSSNNKNVLSVGTAVKDLKQEQTKSTSSLITTEMLQDIQRHSSVSRLAESSDLPVPRTHGSGAGEKHKEEPIDVIKAPSSRRFSEDSSTSKVMVPPVTPDLPACSPASETGSENSVNMAAHTLMILSRAAISRTTSATPLKDNTQQFRASSRSTTKKRKIEELDERERNSRTSSKNLTNSSVPMKKKKIKKKKLPSSFPAGMDVDKFLLSLHYDE; this is translated from the exons gttACTTACAGCaagaaaacctcatttctacCTGCCAgacttttattttggaaagttcAGATTTAAAAGAATATGCAGAACACTGTACAGATGAAGGGTTTATTCCAGCATGCTTACTG tccttatttggaaaaaacttGACAACAATTTTAAATGAGTATGTAGCTATGAAAACAAAAG AAACATCAAATAATGTCCCAGCAATAATGTCATCTTTATGGAAGAAATTGGACCATACACTTTCTCAGATCAG gaGCATGCAAAGTTCCCCAAGGTTTGCTGGCAGTCAGAGAG CCCGAACAAGAACTGGAATTGCAGAAATCAAACGGCAGAGAAAGCTTGCATCTCAAACAGCTCCAGCCAGTGCAGAGTTGCTCACTTTACCTTACCTTTCAGGACAGTTTACCCCTTCTTCTTCCACAGGTACACAAGTTACTCGACCAAGTGGCCAAATTTCAGATCCATCAAGGTCATATTTTGTAGTGGTCAACCATTCACAGTCACAAGATACTGTAACCA CTGGAGAAGCTTTAAACGTCATTCCTGGTGCTCAGGAAAAGAAAGCACATGCCAGTTTAATGTCTCCCGGTAGACGCAAAAg tGAATCTCAGAGAAAAAGTACCACTTTGTCTGGCCCTCATTCAACAATACGGAATTTCCAAGATCCAAACGCATTTGCAGTAGAAAAA CAAATGGTTATTGAAAATGCACGAGAAAAAATACTAAGCAACAAATCTCTTCaagaaaagctagcagaaaacataaataaatttttaattag TGATAACAATATTGCCCAAGTACCTAAGCAAACAGATAACAACCCTACAGAGCCAGAGACTTCAATTGATGAATTCCTAGGACTTCCG AGTGAAATTCACATGTCTGAAGAAGCTATACAGGACATATTGGAACAGACAGAATCAGACCCAGCATTTCAGGCACTCTTTGATCTCTTTGACTATG gtaaaacaaagaataataaaaatatatcacaaagtatTTCCAGTCAACCTATGGAATCCAATCCCAGTATAGTCTTAGCAGATGAAACTAATCTAGCAGTTAAAGGTTCTTTTGAAACAGAAGAATCTG ATGGTCAGTCTGGTCAGCCACCATTTTGTACATCCTATCAGAATGACGACCCATTAAATGCTTTGAAGAATAGCAACAACCATGATGTGCTTAGACAGGAAGACCAGGAAAATTTTTCCCAAATAAGCTCCAGCATACAGAAAAAGGCCTTTAAAACAGCTGTACCCACTGAACAGAAATGTGACATTGACATTACCTTTGAGTCTGTGCCTAATTTGAATGACTTTAACCAAAGAGGGAATTCTAATGCTGCATGTAATCCACATTGTGCTGAATTATACACCAATCAGATGTCCACTGAAACTGAAATGACTATAGAGATTGAAAAGAACTCTTTGTCTTCAAATGTACCAAGTGAATCTCAATTACAGCCTGATCAGCCTGATATACCAATAGCTTCATTTGTTTCACTTGGTTGTGAAGCTAACAATGAAAACTTAATTCTCTCTGGGAAAAGTTCTCAACTTTTATCCCAAGATACTTCATTAACTGGAAAGCCATCTAAAAAAAGtcaattttgtgaaaattctAATGATACAGTAAAACTTAAAACTACTTTTCATGGTTCCAAGTCACCAGATTCTAGTGAAATTCACAAgagtaaaatagaaattaatgtgTTAGAACCAGTTATGTCACAGCTGTCGAACTGCCAAGATAATTCTTGTCTTCAAAGTGAAATACTACCTGTGTCTGTTGAAAGTTCACATGTAAATGTATCTGAACAACAAGTAGAAATTCATCTTCGAGATTCGCTCTCTTCTGCTAAACAACCGTCTAATGATTCAACATCTGCTGAGTTAAATCATACAGAAAATGAAGCTCAGCCATCCAAGTCTGAGAAGTCACAAGAGCCTTCATCTTCTGTAAAAGAAGAGAAtactatttttctgtctttaggtgGAAATGATAACTGTGAGAAAGTTGCAGTGATGCCTCCAGAAGGCACTCCTATAGAAAACAGTCACTCTCTTCCTCCAGAATCTGTGTGTTCTTCAGTGGGAGATTCTCACCCTGAGTCCCAAAATACTGATGATAAACCTTCTAGCAACAACTCAGCAGAGATAGATGCATCAAATATCGTCTCTCTCAAAGTTATCATTAGTGATGATCCATTTGTTTCCTCAGATACTGAACTTACCAGTGCTGTTTCTAGTATTAATGGAGAAAACCTGCCAACTATAATCTTGTCTTCTCCTACTAAATCACCTGCTAAAAATGCAGAATTAGTTAAATGCCTGTCTTCAGAAGAAACTGTAGGTGCTGTTGTATATGCTGAAGTAGGGGATTCAGCCTCAATGGAACAGAGTCTTTTAGCATTCAAATCTGAAGACTCTGCAGTAAACAACACTCAGAATGAAGATGGCATTGCTTTTTCAGCAAATGTTACACCATGTGTTTCCAAGGATGGAGGATATATACAGTTGATGCCGACCACAAGCACAACTTTTGGCAATTCAAATAACATTCTGATAGCTACCTGTGTGACTGATCCAACAGCTTTAGGAACATCTGTGAGTCAGTCTAATGTAGTGGTGTTGCCTGGAAATTCTGCCCCTATGACTGCCCAACCTCTGCCACCTCAGTTACAGACACCACCAAGGTCAAACAGTGTTTTTGCTGTCAACCAAGCTGTGTCACCAAACTTTTCGCAAG GATCTGCCATAATAATTGCCTCTCCAGTCCAGCCTGTACTCCAGGGAATGGTAGGGATGATCCCAGTATCTGTGGTTGGACAGAATGGAAATAACTTTTCTACTACTCCTCGGCAG GTTCTTCATATGCCTTTGGCAGCACCTGTGTGCAATAGAAGTATCCCTCAATTCCCAGTCCCTCCAAAATCTCAGAAGGCTCAGGGACTAAGAAACAAGCCTTGTATAG gaaaacaagtaaataattCGGTGGATTCGTCAGGTCATTCAGTTGGATGTCATGCCCAAAG aactGAAGTTTCTGACAAGACTATTGCCACAGATCTTGGGAAGAAATCAGAAGAAACCACAGTTCCCTTCCCAGAAGAGAGTGTAGTTCCAGCTGCTAAACCATGCCACAGACGTGTACTCTGTTTTGACAGCACTGCTGCTCCCGTGGCAAATACACAGGGGCCAAACCATAAGATGGTGtcccaaaacaaagaaaggaatgcAGTCTCTTTTCCTAATCTTGACTCACCCAATGTGTCCTCCACCTTAAAACCTCCTTCTAATAATGctatcaaaagagagaaagagaagcctCCTCTGCCTAAGATTTTATCGAAATCGGAAAGTGCCATTAGCCGGCCTACCACCATAAGAGAAACTCAATCAGAAAAGAAAGTTTCACCAACAGAAATTGTGCTTGAATCTTTCCATAAAGCAACAGCTAATAAGGAAAATGAATTATGCAGCGATGTAGAAAGgcagaaaaatctagaaaattcGAAACTATCTATTGGGCAGCAAAATGGGGGTTTGCGAAGTGAGAAATCTGTAGCTTCACTGCAAGAAATGACCAAAAAACAAGGCACATcttcaaacaataaaaatgtccTTTCAGTAGGTACAGCTGTGAAGGAtctaaaacaagaacaaactaaatccaCCAGTTCTTTGATTACCACAGAAATGTTACAGGATATACAGAGGCACAGCTCAGTAAGTAGGCTTGCTGAGAGTAGTGATTTACCTGTACCCCGGACACATGGCTCCGGGGCAggggaaaaacataaagaagaacCTATAGATGTTATCAAGGCCCCCTCTAGCAGGCGTTTCAGTGAAGACAGTAGCACATCAAAAGTAATGGTCCCTCCTGTCACCCCAGACCTGCCTGCCTGCAGCCCTGCCAGTGAAACAGGCAGTGAAAACAGTGTAAATATGGCTGCCCACACATTAATGATTCTCTCCAGGGCAGCCATTTCTAGGACTACTTCAGCAACTCCTCTGAAAGATAACACACAACAGTTTAGAGCATCTTCAAGGAGCACCACAAAAAAGCGGAAAATTGAGGAATTAGATGAACGTGAGCGCAACTCTCGTACTTCTAGTAAAAACCTTACAAATTCATCAGTaccaatgaaaaagaagaaaattaag